Proteins encoded together in one Catellatospora citrea window:
- a CDS encoding MarR family winged helix-turn-helix transcriptional regulator gives MSSVNGDPPHVFDLLGQALTVARRGMEAEVADEPHHLRGSHLRLLSLTPAEGMRPTDLAARVGMTKQSLGEFVATMQQAGFLQVDPDPADRRARIVRPTAKGLRLQARILDILGETEHRWRDEVGARDWATFHRVLRHIAAGKASGDESR, from the coding sequence ATGAGTTCGGTCAACGGCGATCCCCCGCACGTGTTCGACCTGTTGGGACAGGCGCTGACCGTCGCCCGGCGGGGTATGGAGGCCGAGGTCGCCGACGAGCCGCATCACCTGCGCGGCTCCCACCTGCGCCTGCTGTCGCTGACCCCGGCCGAGGGCATGCGCCCCACCGACCTCGCCGCCCGCGTCGGCATGACCAAGCAGTCGCTCGGCGAGTTCGTCGCCACCATGCAGCAGGCCGGTTTCCTGCAGGTCGACCCGGATCCCGCCGACCGGCGCGCCCGCATCGTCCGCCCCACCGCCAAGGGACTGCGTCTGCAGGCCCGCATCCTGGACATCCTCGGCGAGACCGAGCACCGCTGGCGCGACGAGGTCGGCGCGCGGGACTGGGCGACCTTCCACCGGGTGCTGCGGCACATCGCGGCCGGCAAGGCGTCTGGCGACGAGTCGCGGTGA
- a CDS encoding S8 family serine peptidase produces MRPPRWLRAAFVGVLVVPLAGATWTTPGMAAPQPSPFKANKVTATSHITADKTPSSRLAQTDPTLLGRTDTALVPVLVKLDVDAVATYAGGIDGYAATSPRVTGRKLSGDAAQKRYEGYLAQREDAFVTALGKVSGAKAGQRLRTVYGGVAAVVPANKIADVLKIPGVSAVQKDELRKPLTDASAPFIGATSLYPGLGGTANAGKGVIIGVIDTGAWPEHPSFADQGNLGAPPAKADGTPRECDFGDNPLTPATDVFVCNHKLIGGGKFLDTYDAQTGDDVYHSARDSGGHGTHTASTSAGNKLASAKVFGVERGPLNGVAPGAWLSVYKALGPQGGYSSDLAAAAQQAILDGVSVINYSISGGSNPFTDAVELTFLDAYAAGVFVSASAGNSGPGSATTDHVSPWVTTVAASTQTREFVSTLTLKSGADTLVLTGASITAGVGELPVVMASSYGDPLCQTAAPASVAGKIVACQRGVNARVEKGHNVKAGGAAGMILFNASLADIETDNHFLPTVHLADGTQFNAFVAAHPAGLTASFTAGQKQNGQGDVMAAFSSRGPGGLGIKPDITAPGVQILAGNTPTPDAVDGGPAGEYFQAIAGTSMSAPHIAGAAVLLKAAHPTWTPGQIKSAMMTTAKTSVVKEDTVTPADPFDQGSGRLDLTKASNPGITFDESAERMYSLGNDPLAAVHLNLPSINVPTLPGRLTTYRTAVNVSNKAQTYKVTTTAPTGSKITVSPSTFTLNPGKSAQLKITIASSAPTAQYFGQISLDPSRSGMPTLHLPVAFVPQQGSVSLTSTCAEGSIAWLGTTSCTVTATNNSFAEATADFKTKLDLNLAATGATGATVNNPWLVTKNDVTLAGAQPGVPSIAPGAGPAGYIPLAAFGITPDPLGDESIINYTVPPYVYNGLTYTSIGILSNGYAVVGGATSEDNNCCNLTQIPDTARPNNVLAPFWSDLDGTNDEGARVATLTDGVNTWLVIEWQVDVWGTNSNRHFQIWIGVNGTQDISYAYDAAALPADPGGQAYIVGAESADGTGGEQLPVGTLPTEDLVVTSTDPAPGGSASYTVNLRGILPGSGVLTTEMTASTVPGVTVVNSTVVVRRIGASGQQP; encoded by the coding sequence ATGAGACCACCCAGGTGGCTACGAGCTGCGTTCGTGGGGGTTCTCGTCGTGCCGCTGGCCGGTGCGACGTGGACCACTCCCGGAATGGCGGCTCCCCAGCCCTCGCCCTTCAAGGCGAACAAGGTGACGGCGACCTCGCACATCACGGCGGACAAGACCCCCAGCAGCCGGCTCGCGCAGACCGACCCGACGCTGCTCGGCCGCACCGATACCGCGCTGGTGCCGGTGCTGGTCAAGCTCGACGTCGACGCGGTCGCGACCTATGCCGGCGGCATCGACGGCTACGCCGCGACCAGCCCGCGCGTCACCGGCCGCAAGCTGTCGGGCGACGCCGCGCAGAAGCGCTACGAGGGCTACCTCGCCCAGCGTGAGGACGCCTTCGTCACGGCGCTCGGCAAGGTGTCGGGCGCCAAGGCCGGGCAGCGGCTGCGCACCGTCTACGGCGGGGTCGCGGCGGTCGTGCCCGCCAACAAGATCGCTGATGTGCTGAAGATCCCGGGCGTGTCCGCGGTGCAGAAGGACGAGCTGCGCAAGCCGCTCACCGACGCCAGTGCCCCGTTCATCGGCGCGACCTCGCTCTACCCGGGCCTGGGCGGCACCGCCAACGCGGGCAAGGGCGTCATCATCGGTGTCATCGACACCGGCGCGTGGCCGGAGCACCCGTCCTTCGCCGACCAGGGCAACCTGGGCGCTCCGCCGGCCAAGGCCGACGGCACGCCGCGCGAGTGCGACTTCGGCGACAACCCGCTGACCCCCGCCACGGACGTGTTCGTCTGCAACCACAAGCTCATCGGCGGTGGCAAGTTCCTCGACACCTACGACGCGCAGACCGGCGACGACGTCTACCACTCCGCGCGTGACAGCGGCGGCCACGGCACCCACACCGCGTCCACCTCGGCCGGCAACAAGCTCGCCTCCGCGAAGGTGTTCGGCGTCGAGCGCGGCCCGCTGAACGGCGTCGCGCCGGGCGCGTGGCTGTCGGTCTACAAGGCGCTCGGCCCGCAGGGCGGCTACAGCTCCGACCTGGCCGCCGCCGCGCAGCAGGCGATCCTCGACGGCGTGTCGGTGATCAACTACTCGATCTCGGGTGGCAGCAACCCGTTCACCGACGCCGTGGAGCTCACGTTCCTCGACGCGTACGCCGCGGGTGTGTTCGTGTCGGCCTCGGCCGGCAACTCCGGGCCCGGCTCGGCGACCACCGACCACGTGTCCCCGTGGGTCACCACCGTCGCGGCGTCGACCCAGACCCGCGAGTTCGTGTCCACGCTGACCCTCAAGTCGGGTGCGGACACGCTGGTGCTGACCGGCGCGTCCATCACCGCCGGGGTCGGCGAGCTGCCCGTGGTGATGGCGTCGTCGTACGGCGACCCGCTCTGCCAGACGGCGGCCCCGGCGTCGGTCGCCGGCAAGATCGTGGCCTGCCAGCGCGGCGTCAACGCCCGCGTCGAGAAGGGTCACAACGTCAAGGCGGGCGGCGCGGCAGGCATGATCCTGTTCAACGCCTCGCTGGCCGACATCGAGACCGACAACCACTTCCTGCCGACGGTGCACCTGGCCGACGGCACGCAGTTCAACGCGTTCGTGGCGGCGCACCCCGCCGGCCTGACGGCGTCCTTCACCGCCGGCCAGAAGCAGAACGGCCAGGGCGACGTGATGGCGGCGTTCTCGTCGCGCGGCCCGGGCGGGCTGGGCATCAAGCCCGACATCACCGCCCCGGGTGTGCAGATCCTGGCCGGTAACACGCCCACCCCGGACGCCGTCGACGGCGGCCCGGCGGGCGAGTACTTCCAGGCGATCGCCGGCACGTCCATGTCCGCTCCGCACATCGCGGGCGCGGCCGTGCTGCTCAAGGCCGCGCACCCGACGTGGACGCCCGGCCAGATCAAGTCCGCCATGATGACCACGGCGAAGACGTCGGTCGTCAAGGAGGACACGGTCACCCCCGCCGACCCGTTCGACCAGGGTTCGGGCCGTCTCGACCTGACGAAGGCGTCCAACCCGGGCATCACCTTCGACGAGTCCGCCGAGCGGATGTACTCGCTGGGCAACGACCCGCTCGCGGCCGTGCACCTGAACCTGCCGTCGATCAACGTGCCGACCCTGCCGGGCCGGCTCACCACGTACCGCACCGCGGTCAACGTGAGCAACAAGGCGCAGACCTACAAGGTGACCACGACGGCTCCCACCGGTAGCAAGATCACCGTCTCGCCGTCGACGTTCACCCTCAACCCGGGCAAGTCCGCCCAGCTGAAGATCACGATCGCGTCCAGCGCGCCGACGGCGCAGTACTTCGGGCAGATCAGCCTCGACCCGAGCCGGTCCGGCATGCCGACCCTGCACCTGCCGGTGGCGTTCGTGCCGCAGCAGGGCAGTGTCAGCCTGACCAGCACCTGCGCCGAGGGCTCCATCGCCTGGCTGGGCACCACCAGCTGCACGGTGACCGCGACGAACAACTCGTTCGCCGAGGCCACCGCCGACTTCAAGACCAAGCTCGACCTCAACCTCGCGGCCACCGGCGCCACCGGTGCGACCGTGAACAACCCGTGGCTGGTCACCAAGAACGACGTCACGCTGGCCGGCGCGCAGCCGGGTGTGCCGTCGATCGCGCCCGGTGCCGGACCGGCGGGCTACATCCCCCTCGCGGCGTTCGGCATCACGCCGGACCCGCTGGGCGATGAGTCGATCATCAACTACACCGTGCCGCCGTACGTCTACAACGGACTCACGTACACCTCCATCGGCATCCTGTCCAACGGCTACGCGGTCGTCGGCGGCGCCACCAGCGAGGACAACAACTGCTGCAACCTGACCCAGATCCCGGACACGGCCCGCCCGAACAACGTGCTGGCCCCGTTCTGGAGCGACCTCGACGGCACCAACGACGAGGGCGCGCGGGTGGCGACGCTGACCGACGGCGTCAACACCTGGCTGGTCATCGAGTGGCAGGTGGACGTGTGGGGCACCAACTCCAACCGCCACTTCCAGATCTGGATCGGCGTCAACGGCACCCAGGACATCTCGTACGCGTACGACGCGGCCGCGCTGCCCGCCGACCCGGGTGGTCAGGCGTACATCGTGGGCGCGGAGAGCGCGGACGGCACCGGTGGCGAGCAGCTCCCCGTCGGCACCCTGCCGACCGAGGACCTGGTTGTCACCAGCACCGACCCGGCTCCCGGCGGTTCGGCGTCCTACACCGTCAACCTCCGCGGCATCCTGCCCGGTTCCGGCGTTCTCACCACTGAGATGACCGCCTCGACCGTGCCGGGTGTCACCGTGGTCAACTCCACGGTGGTCGTGCGACGCATCGGCGCCTCCGGTCAGCAGCCCTGA
- a CDS encoding HAD family hydrolase: MMLPLPPGEFRAYLFDCDGTVADSMPLHYRAWSQAVGEWGCDLPEDLFYAWAGRTVADVIADLNTTQGLAMPVAEVDRRREGLYQELLPQLTAVPEVLAHIEHAHGRIPFAIVSGGARDSVTGSLTTLGLLDRFDLMVCAEDYTRAKPDPEAFLLAARRLGVAPEHCVVFEDADLGIEAATAAGMAWVRVPHPWQRGVTAATPV, encoded by the coding sequence ATGATGCTGCCGCTGCCGCCCGGGGAGTTCCGGGCCTACCTGTTCGACTGCGACGGCACCGTCGCCGACTCGATGCCGCTGCACTACCGCGCGTGGTCGCAGGCGGTCGGCGAGTGGGGTTGCGACCTGCCCGAGGACCTGTTCTACGCGTGGGCGGGCCGGACGGTGGCCGACGTCATCGCCGACCTGAACACCACGCAGGGGCTGGCCATGCCGGTCGCCGAGGTCGACCGGCGCCGGGAGGGCCTGTATCAGGAACTGCTCCCGCAGCTGACGGCCGTGCCGGAGGTGCTGGCGCACATCGAGCACGCCCATGGGCGGATCCCGTTCGCGATCGTCTCCGGCGGGGCCCGTGACTCCGTCACCGGCTCGCTGACGACGCTCGGCCTGCTCGACCGGTTCGACCTGATGGTGTGCGCGGAGGACTACACGCGGGCCAAGCCGGATCCGGAGGCGTTCCTGCTGGCCGCGCGGCGGCTCGGGGTCGCGCCGGAGCACTGCGTGGTGTTCGAGGACGCCGACCTGGGCATCGAAGCGGCGACCGCGGCGGGCATGGCCTGGGTGCGGGTGCCGCACCCTTGGCAGCGCGGGGTCACGGCGGCGACACCGGTCTGA
- a CDS encoding helix-turn-helix transcriptional regulator yields the protein MTDTPARLLNLLSLLQTPREWPGSELATRLEVSVRTIRRDVDRLRDLGYPVQATMGAVGGYRLVAGKAMPPLLLDDDEAVAIAVGLRTAAVHAVTGIDEASVRALAKLEQVLPSRLRHRVGVLGRATVPMTGWDGPTVDPEHLTTLAAAVGNRERLRFGYRRRGGTDSERLVEPHKLVSAGRRWYLVAYDADRADWRMFRVDRMSALRPTGQRTAPRTLPAADATAYVTAKLSELSPVYQAVATLHAPLEQVAGRIGDSPADLVPIDADSCRLISHTEPLEWLAWRLLMLGCEFEVHSPPELVTYLREIAGRAARAAGAA from the coding sequence ATGACCGACACCCCCGCCCGGCTGCTGAACCTGCTGTCCTTGCTGCAGACGCCCCGGGAGTGGCCCGGCAGCGAGCTCGCGACCAGGCTGGAGGTCAGCGTGCGCACCATCCGGCGCGACGTGGACCGCCTGCGCGACCTCGGCTACCCGGTGCAGGCGACGATGGGCGCGGTGGGCGGCTACCGCCTGGTCGCCGGCAAGGCCATGCCGCCGCTGCTGCTCGACGACGACGAGGCGGTGGCGATCGCCGTCGGCCTGCGCACCGCGGCCGTGCACGCGGTCACCGGGATCGACGAGGCCTCGGTCCGCGCACTGGCGAAACTCGAACAGGTGCTGCCGTCGCGGCTGCGCCACCGGGTCGGCGTGCTCGGCCGGGCCACCGTGCCGATGACGGGCTGGGACGGCCCGACGGTCGACCCGGAGCACCTGACCACGCTGGCCGCCGCCGTCGGCAACCGGGAACGGCTGCGGTTCGGCTACCGGCGGCGCGGCGGCACGGACAGCGAGCGGCTGGTCGAGCCGCACAAGCTGGTGTCCGCGGGCCGCCGGTGGTATCTGGTCGCCTACGACGCCGACCGCGCCGACTGGCGCATGTTCCGGGTGGACCGGATGAGCGCGTTGCGCCCGACGGGGCAGCGCACCGCACCGCGGACCCTGCCCGCCGCCGACGCCACCGCGTACGTGACCGCCAAGCTGAGCGAGCTCTCACCCGTGTACCAGGCGGTGGCGACCCTGCACGCACCGCTGGAGCAGGTGGCGGGACGGATCGGCGACTCCCCCGCCGACCTGGTGCCGATCGACGCGGACAGCTGCCGGCTGATCAGCCATACCGAGCCGCTGGAGTGGCTGGCCTGGCGCCTGTTGATGCTCGGCTGCGAGTTCGAGGTGCACTCGCCACCGGAACTGGTCACCTACCTGCGCGAGATCGCCGGGCGGGCCGCCCGGGCCGCGGGCGCCGCCTGA
- a CDS encoding epoxide hydrolase family protein, with translation MTPFRIDIPQADLDDLRDRLARTRWPRQTPGDGWSRGVPVDYLRELAEHWATGYDWRVHEARLNEFPQFITEIDGLDVHFLHVRSPEPDALPLLLTHGWPNSVVEFTELIGPLTDPRAHGAETGQAFHVVVPSVPGYGFSQAPPQTGFTVGRLARTWAELMARLGYDRYGTQGGDLGAYVAPAVAEVAPEHVVGVHIDGGFGFPTAADVPGMSEAERAEWDLMQQWMSGGVDHHALLRAAPQTFAYAWNDSPAGLLAWLMQKFKEFAFMADTPDHVIDRDQLLTNASVYWFTGTSGSSSWPMYDRLTLADDGGFAWPKGQRRVPSGVYGGGSALMRRLAERDNTIAHWPEGNPGNHFVAMEQPSAHAADIRAFFTKVRARSDR, from the coding sequence ATGACGCCCTTTCGGATCGACATCCCCCAAGCCGACCTCGACGACCTGCGCGACCGGCTGGCCCGGACCCGCTGGCCCCGGCAGACGCCCGGCGACGGCTGGAGCCGCGGCGTGCCGGTGGACTACCTGCGGGAGCTGGCCGAACACTGGGCCACCGGCTACGACTGGCGCGTGCACGAGGCGCGGCTGAACGAATTCCCCCAGTTCATCACCGAGATCGACGGCCTGGACGTGCACTTCCTGCACGTGCGCTCGCCGGAGCCGGATGCGCTCCCGCTGCTCCTGACCCACGGCTGGCCCAACTCCGTCGTGGAGTTCACCGAGCTCATCGGGCCGCTCACCGACCCGCGCGCCCACGGCGCGGAAACCGGGCAGGCCTTCCACGTGGTGGTGCCGTCCGTGCCGGGATACGGGTTCTCGCAGGCGCCGCCGCAGACCGGGTTCACGGTCGGCCGGCTCGCCCGGACGTGGGCCGAACTCATGGCGCGCCTCGGTTACGACCGCTACGGCACGCAGGGCGGCGACCTGGGCGCGTACGTGGCCCCGGCGGTGGCCGAGGTCGCGCCGGAGCACGTGGTCGGCGTGCACATCGACGGCGGCTTCGGGTTCCCCACCGCGGCCGACGTGCCGGGCATGAGCGAGGCCGAACGTGCCGAGTGGGACCTCATGCAGCAGTGGATGAGCGGTGGTGTGGACCATCACGCGCTGCTGCGGGCCGCACCGCAGACCTTCGCCTACGCCTGGAACGACTCCCCGGCCGGGCTGCTGGCCTGGCTGATGCAGAAGTTCAAGGAGTTCGCCTTCATGGCCGACACCCCGGACCACGTCATCGACCGGGACCAGCTGCTCACCAACGCGAGCGTCTACTGGTTCACCGGCACGTCGGGATCGTCCTCGTGGCCGATGTACGACCGGCTGACCCTGGCCGACGACGGCGGATTCGCCTGGCCGAAGGGTCAGCGCCGGGTGCCGTCGGGTGTGTACGGCGGCGGTTCGGCGCTGATGCGGCGGCTCGCGGAGCGCGACAACACCATCGCGCACTGGCCCGAGGGCAACCCCGGCAACCACTTCGTGGCCATGGAGCAGCCGTCGGCGCACGCGGCCGACATCCGCGCCTTCTTCACCAAGGTGCGCGCCCGGTCGGACCGCTAG
- a CDS encoding glycosyltransferase 87 family protein: MLKDWRVNALWLVFGTVAAVSGTLALRRPEFDRLADLHVYVGAVRQAQSGRPLYEYAADNGDPFTYPPFAALVLWPLGWMSESVTRVLWLVAIVAAVAVIAVALAARWEHAPWRQLFAGVLACVLIASAPVQSDLRFGQISIFVVVLTLLDALEITPARWRGVLVGLAAAIKLTPLLFVVFFLLAGRRRDALRAAAAFAGSAVVAAVLLPADSLQFWTASLFSTARVGDMASLGNQSLHAVLGRAGIGAEHRPVVWLVLVAAICALALWRARGLAREGRRAHAAVLVGCATIAASPVSWTHHQVWTVLAGMLLVASAGSARRAAGAFLLLVMTLSLANLTIESATTPGLQFVFSNIRGISVAVICCVGLGGALNARKAARDNAVAPGARSVWARGLTSAAAGVAVFALLPLPPSVDPGLRLNDLDQTREVFSQFSVCWGDGAGECDRDGSQGGRMLLNYSVGSDGQRSSVEGWVSPRVARLSMRTAPGAPLHAVPIWDLGGGERVFSFTGTNLHYAQFLAYDADDRLIENPPRDLWK, translated from the coding sequence ATGCTCAAAGACTGGCGGGTGAACGCGCTGTGGCTCGTGTTCGGGACGGTGGCCGCGGTGTCGGGAACGCTGGCTCTGCGCCGCCCTGAGTTCGACCGGCTCGCCGATCTGCACGTGTACGTCGGCGCGGTGCGGCAGGCGCAGTCGGGCCGCCCGCTGTACGAGTACGCCGCCGACAACGGCGACCCGTTCACCTACCCGCCGTTCGCGGCGCTGGTGCTCTGGCCGCTCGGGTGGATGTCCGAGTCGGTGACACGGGTGCTGTGGCTGGTCGCGATCGTCGCGGCCGTCGCGGTGATCGCCGTGGCGCTGGCGGCCCGCTGGGAGCACGCGCCGTGGCGGCAGCTGTTCGCCGGGGTCCTGGCCTGCGTGCTGATCGCCTCCGCCCCGGTGCAGAGTGATCTGCGGTTCGGCCAGATCAGCATCTTCGTCGTCGTGCTGACGCTGCTCGACGCGCTGGAGATCACCCCCGCGCGCTGGCGCGGCGTGCTCGTCGGGCTGGCCGCGGCGATCAAACTCACGCCCCTGCTGTTCGTGGTGTTCTTCCTGCTCGCCGGACGCCGCCGGGACGCGCTGCGGGCGGCTGCGGCGTTCGCCGGCAGCGCCGTCGTGGCGGCGGTCCTGCTCCCGGCCGACAGCCTGCAATTCTGGACCGCGTCGCTGTTCAGCACCGCTCGGGTCGGCGACATGGCTTCGCTGGGCAACCAGTCGCTGCACGCCGTTCTCGGCCGTGCCGGCATCGGCGCCGAGCACCGCCCGGTGGTGTGGCTGGTGCTCGTCGCCGCGATCTGCGCCCTGGCCCTGTGGCGGGCTCGCGGCCTCGCCCGCGAGGGCCGTCGAGCACATGCCGCGGTGCTGGTCGGCTGCGCCACCATCGCCGCGTCGCCCGTGTCCTGGACCCACCACCAGGTGTGGACGGTGCTCGCCGGCATGCTGCTGGTCGCCTCCGCCGGTTCGGCCCGCCGGGCCGCGGGCGCGTTCCTCCTGCTCGTCATGACGCTGTCGCTGGCGAACCTGACCATCGAGTCGGCCACGACACCAGGTCTGCAGTTCGTGTTCAGCAACATCCGCGGGATCAGCGTCGCGGTGATCTGCTGCGTCGGCCTCGGCGGCGCCCTGAACGCGCGCAAGGCCGCCAGGGACAACGCCGTCGCGCCCGGCGCGAGGTCGGTGTGGGCTCGTGGTCTGACCTCCGCCGCGGCCGGCGTCGCGGTGTTCGCGCTGCTTCCGCTGCCGCCGAGTGTCGACCCCGGCCTGCGGCTCAACGACCTCGACCAGACCCGTGAGGTCTTCTCCCAGTTCTCCGTCTGCTGGGGCGACGGTGCCGGCGAGTGCGACCGGGACGGTTCGCAGGGCGGCCGGATGCTGCTCAACTACAGCGTCGGGTCGGACGGGCAGCGGTCGAGCGTCGAAGGATGGGTCAGCCCGCGGGTCGCCCGGCTTTCGATGCGCACCGCGCCTGGCGCGCCACTGCACGCCGTGCCGATCTGGGACCTCGGCGGCGGGGAGCGGGTGTTCAGCTTCACCGGCACCAACCTGCACTACGCCCAGTTCCTCGCCTACGACGCCGACGACCGGTTGATCGAGAATCCGCCCCGGGACCTGTGGAAGTAG